One genomic segment of Candidatus Binatia bacterium includes these proteins:
- a CDS encoding ROK family protein codes for MQVGKPSRRRIGIDLGGTKVEGVVLDADDRPTSRYRMATESERGYEHILGRVEIIVDMCRREAPECVAIGIGTPGAVCRDGTMKNCNTTCLNDRLLPQDLTERLGMTVQVENDANCFALAEAVAGAGRGAGLVFGVILGTGVGGGIVHRGELLPGPQHLAGEWGHHSIDPLGPACYCGQRGCVERFLAGPAVEEQYRERSGQAADMPAIVAAYRAGEPAATAVVQQFLDRFGRAVANLIDILDPDVIVLGGGLSNIDELYTLGRDAVAGYVFNNELRTPLRRNLLGDSAGVIGAALLL; via the coding sequence ATGCAGGTCGGGAAACCATCGCGGCGCAGGATCGGCATCGACCTCGGAGGGACGAAGGTCGAGGGTGTCGTGCTGGATGCCGACGATCGACCCACGTCGCGCTACCGCATGGCTACGGAGAGCGAGCGGGGATATGAGCACATTCTCGGTCGGGTTGAGATTATCGTGGACATGTGCCGACGTGAGGCACCGGAGTGCGTGGCCATTGGTATCGGCACACCGGGCGCGGTCTGCCGTGACGGCACGATGAAGAATTGCAACACCACGTGCTTGAACGACCGCCTCTTACCCCAGGATTTGACCGAACGGCTGGGGATGACGGTGCAGGTCGAGAACGACGCGAACTGCTTCGCCCTTGCCGAAGCGGTTGCCGGTGCCGGTCGGGGCGCCGGGCTGGTCTTCGGAGTGATTCTCGGCACCGGCGTTGGCGGGGGGATCGTCCACCGCGGCGAGCTGCTGCCCGGGCCGCAACACCTGGCTGGCGAATGGGGCCATCACAGCATCGATCCGCTGGGTCCGGCGTGCTACTGCGGGCAGCGCGGTTGCGTCGAGCGCTTCCTCGCCGGGCCGGCGGTTGAAGAGCAGTATCGCGAGCGCAGCGGGCAAGCGGCGGATATGCCGGCTATCGTCGCGGCCTATCGCGCCGGGGAGCCGGCGGCAACAGCGGTGGTCCAGCAGTTCTTGGACCGCTTTGGGCGGGCCGTGGCCAACCTGATCGACATCCTCGACCCGGACGTCATCGTTCTCGGCGGCGGGCTGTCGAACATCGATGAGTTGTACACGCTCGGCCGCGATGCAGTGGCCGGCTACGTCTTCAACAACGAGTTGCGCACGCCGCTGCGGCGGAACCTGCTCGGCGATTCCGCCGGCGTCATCGGCGCTGCGCTGCTGCTGTGA
- the trmB gene encoding tRNA (guanosine(46)-N7)-methyltransferase TrmB — MHEFWREIFGNYHPVEIEIGPGTGTFIVPVARQCPYTNFFGLEHSSSRAWHLQNAIAAHGIANARVIHADAACVVATIIPAESVAAYHIYFPDPWWKRRHHHRRLFTPAFAAALARTLRPGGCLHTATDVDEVFQSILQTLASGGAFARDATAPSPRLGPTAFERKGLARGAVIHEAAFVRNGISPAHSSSAAPMTPAESPSRFRRSGVRNSLLKT; from the coding sequence ATGCACGAGTTCTGGCGCGAGATTTTTGGCAACTATCATCCCGTCGAGATAGAGATCGGTCCCGGCACGGGCACGTTCATCGTGCCGGTGGCGCGACAGTGTCCGTACACCAATTTCTTCGGCCTTGAACACTCAAGCAGCCGCGCATGGCATCTGCAGAATGCCATCGCAGCTCATGGCATTGCCAACGCGCGTGTCATCCATGCGGACGCCGCGTGCGTGGTGGCAACCATCATCCCGGCCGAGTCGGTGGCGGCGTATCACATCTATTTCCCCGATCCGTGGTGGAAGCGGCGCCACCATCATCGCCGCTTGTTCACGCCGGCGTTTGCGGCAGCCCTGGCACGCACCCTGCGTCCCGGGGGCTGCCTGCACACCGCCACTGACGTCGACGAGGTGTTTCAGTCGATACTGCAGACGCTGGCGTCCGGCGGAGCATTTGCGAGAGATGCGACCGCGCCTTCACCCCGCCTGGGTCCGACTGCCTTCGAGCGCAAGGGACTGGCGCGCGGCGCGGTGATTCACGAGGCGGCGTTCGTCAGAAACGGGATCTCTCCGGCTCACAGCAGCAGCGCAGCGCCGATGACGCCGGCGGAATCGCCGAGCAGGTTCCGCCGCAGCGGCGTGCGCAACTCGTTGTTGAAGACGTAG
- a CDS encoding SDR family oxidoreductase produces MQDLRGRVAVVTGGAQRLGKAIVLALAEAGCNLAVTYRTSAAEAHDTVDAARTAGVQALAVQADVAQSDHVARVLESTLAAFGRVDMLVANAGAFRRTPLATLTEADWDDMITNNLRTAFLCAHRFGLHLRAHAGGAIVTLADVAGLRPWADYLPYSIAKACVIALTHALAKELAPSVRVNAIAPGPVLFPDDFDPLLKQREISRTLLQREGHPSNVADAVLALLQNDYITGAVLPVDGGRLLS; encoded by the coding sequence ATGCAAGACCTCCGTGGACGTGTGGCCGTGGTCACCGGGGGCGCACAGCGCCTGGGAAAGGCCATCGTGCTCGCCTTGGCCGAGGCCGGCTGCAACCTCGCTGTCACCTACCGCACCTCCGCCGCCGAGGCGCACGACACGGTTGACGCGGCGCGCACCGCGGGCGTGCAAGCGCTCGCGGTGCAGGCAGACGTAGCACAATCGGACCACGTCGCCCGTGTGCTGGAGTCCACGCTCGCCGCGTTCGGGCGCGTCGACATGCTCGTGGCCAACGCCGGCGCCTTCCGGCGCACGCCCCTCGCCACGCTCACGGAAGCGGACTGGGACGACATGATCACCAACAATCTGCGCACCGCGTTCCTCTGCGCGCACCGCTTCGGTTTGCACCTGCGGGCGCATGCCGGGGGCGCGATCGTAACCCTCGCCGACGTTGCCGGACTGCGCCCGTGGGCCGACTACCTGCCCTACTCCATTGCCAAAGCCTGCGTCATCGCGCTGACCCATGCGCTCGCCAAGGAGCTGGCACCGTCGGTCCGCGTGAATGCAATTGCCCCGGGGCCCGTACTGTTCCCTGACGATTTCGATCCGCTCCTCAAGCAGCGTGAAATCAGCCGTACCCTGCTGCAGCGTGAAGGGCATCCGTCGAACGTGGCCGACGCCGTGCTCGCGTTACTACAGAATGACTACATCACCGGCGCCGTGCTACCCGTCGACGGCGGTCGCCTCTTGAGCTAA
- a CDS encoding SDR family oxidoreductase, giving the protein MAAELSNEIALITGAGRGIGRATALRLARAGCSLALVARTAAELQTVAAEAASSGARTLVLPADITDDAQVESSLQRAMQELGHISILVNNAGWAPPRTPVGKVAVAEVDRVLATCLRAPIVLSRLLLPDMLVRKHGAIVNVASAAAHGVRPGEAAYAAAKAGLVAFTRALFAEVRNSGVRAVAVSPGYVDTGFVPPNRRMDRAKFLQPEDVAEAIFRVLTCDGRACPTEVVLEPQFDPEKP; this is encoded by the coding sequence GTGGCGGCAGAACTGAGTAACGAGATCGCCCTCATTACCGGCGCCGGTCGCGGCATCGGGCGTGCCACGGCCCTGCGCCTGGCGCGCGCGGGGTGCAGCCTGGCACTGGTGGCGCGCACCGCAGCCGAACTGCAAACAGTCGCCGCAGAGGCCGCGTCGAGCGGGGCGCGCACGTTGGTATTGCCGGCTGACATCACCGACGACGCGCAAGTTGAGTCATCGCTGCAACGCGCCATGCAGGAGTTGGGCCACATCTCCATTCTCGTCAATAACGCCGGCTGGGCTCCTCCTCGTACGCCGGTTGGTAAGGTCGCGGTCGCAGAAGTGGACCGGGTGCTGGCCACCTGCCTGCGTGCGCCGATTGTTCTCAGTCGTCTCCTTCTGCCCGACATGCTGGTGCGTAAGCACGGCGCCATCGTCAATGTGGCCTCGGCAGCGGCGCACGGCGTGCGACCTGGTGAGGCGGCGTACGCGGCCGCGAAGGCGGGTCTTGTCGCCTTCACGCGCGCTTTGTTCGCCGAGGTGCGCAACAGCGGTGTCAGGGCGGTGGCCGTATCCCCCGGCTACGTCGACACCGGATTCGTCCCGCCGAACCGACGCATGGATCGCGCCAAGTTCCTCCAACCGGAGGACGTTGCGGAAGCGATATTTCGGGTGCTGACCTGCGATGGCCGCGCCTGCCCGACCGAGGTCGTGCTGGAACCACAATTCGATCCCGAGAAGCCGTGA
- a CDS encoding acetyl-CoA acetyltransferase, which translates to MAAPVYVLGGYQTDFARNWNKENKHIVAMLREVVAGGLQATGVDPKSIDVAHLGNFAAELYCMQGHLGAFLVDTDPAFSGLPTSRHEAACASGSIAILAAAAEIEAGRYDCALVVGVEQMKTVDPKTGGDYLGTAAWYEREAKGVDFPFPKLFGRLGDEYDKRFGLKDEHLAHIAAVNYSNAKRNPLAQTRNWYMTEDHARSVDKFNTLIGGRIKVSDCSQVTDGAASLILASEKAAAAYAKPRGVKLEDIPRILGWGHHTAPIEFDAKVAESRDNPYVLPHTRQTVLDALRRAGLADVWSVQGIETHDCFTTSEYMAIDHFGITAPGESWKAVEDGTIEMGGKMPINPSGGLIGCGHPVGATGVRQVLDAFKQVTSEAGEYQIEGAKKIATLNIGGSGTTSVSFIVGL; encoded by the coding sequence ATGGCTGCTCCTGTATACGTTCTGGGTGGGTATCAAACCGACTTCGCGCGCAACTGGAACAAGGAAAACAAGCACATCGTGGCCATGCTCCGCGAGGTCGTCGCCGGCGGTCTGCAAGCCACCGGGGTCGATCCCAAGAGCATCGACGTTGCCCACCTCGGCAACTTCGCGGCCGAGCTGTACTGCATGCAAGGCCATCTCGGCGCCTTTCTGGTCGACACCGATCCGGCCTTCTCCGGTCTGCCCACCTCACGACATGAAGCCGCGTGCGCCTCGGGCAGCATCGCCATCCTGGCGGCGGCCGCCGAGATCGAAGCCGGCCGCTACGACTGCGCCCTCGTGGTCGGCGTCGAGCAGATGAAAACCGTCGATCCGAAGACCGGCGGTGACTACCTCGGCACGGCGGCCTGGTACGAGCGCGAAGCCAAGGGCGTCGATTTTCCTTTCCCGAAACTGTTTGGCCGCCTCGGCGACGAGTACGACAAGCGTTTCGGTCTCAAGGATGAGCACCTGGCACACATTGCCGCCGTGAATTACTCCAACGCCAAGCGCAATCCGCTGGCGCAGACACGCAACTGGTACATGACGGAAGACCACGCGCGTTCGGTCGACAAGTTCAACACCCTGATCGGCGGGCGCATCAAGGTCTCCGATTGCTCGCAGGTCACGGACGGTGCAGCCTCGTTGATTCTGGCATCGGAGAAGGCCGCCGCTGCCTACGCTAAACCCCGCGGCGTCAAACTGGAGGACATTCCCAGGATCCTCGGTTGGGGACATCACACCGCTCCCATCGAGTTCGACGCCAAGGTCGCGGAGAGCCGTGACAACCCCTACGTGCTGCCGCACACGCGGCAAACGGTGCTCGATGCGTTGCGCCGTGCCGGCCTTGCCGATGTCTGGAGCGTACAGGGCATCGAAACGCACGACTGCTTCACCACCTCCGAGTACATGGCGATTGACCACTTCGGTATCACCGCGCCAGGCGAATCCTGGAAGGCGGTCGAGGACGGCACGATTGAAATGGGCGGTAAGATGCCCATCAATCCGAGCGGCGGCCTGATCGGCTGCGGCCACCCTGTTGGTGCCACCGGCGTACGCCAGGTTCTGGATGCCTTCAAGCAGGTCACCAGCGAAGCCGGCGAGTATCAGATCGAAGGGGCGAAGAAGATCGCCACGTTGAACATCGGCGGCAGCGGCACCACCAGCGTCTCCTTCATCGTCGGGTTGTAG
- a CDS encoding 3-hydroxyacyl-CoA dehydrogenase family protein, with protein MIEINDVVVLGANGTMGAGSGEIFAAGGCNVVFLARSAEKAHEGLVTAQGLAKSQRLADRISVGTYGEDLEEAVAKADLIFESLAEDIELKKNFFTRVDRCRRPDSLVATVSSGLSIAEMAHGRSESFRRNFLGIHLFNPPNVIVGTEVIPHAGTDPSLVPEIVRLLEKRFGRIAIVTADKPAFAGNRVGFKVLNEVAILAEEFGVAFADYLIGPYTGRAMPPLATVDLVGWDVHKAIVDNVCANTNDEAHATFAMPAYMERLLAHGHLGNKTPERGGFYRRIKEGKQTVNLVLDPQTGAYKDLRDAPVWPIAFVEEMKRLNRIGRYRDAFRVFAETSSSEAELARRVILGYVSYGLNRVGENEVVGSARDVDRIMGFGFNWAPPTALVDVMGVRTTIRLLEAQHLPVPRVLQQAARHPDEPMFREPHVNIGRFFAG; from the coding sequence ATGATTGAGATCAACGACGTCGTGGTTCTGGGTGCCAACGGCACCATGGGCGCTGGCAGTGGTGAAATCTTTGCTGCAGGCGGCTGCAACGTGGTGTTTCTCGCCCGCTCGGCCGAGAAGGCGCATGAGGGTTTGGTCACCGCTCAGGGCCTGGCGAAATCGCAGCGCCTCGCCGACCGCATCTCGGTCGGCACCTACGGCGAAGATCTGGAAGAAGCGGTCGCCAAGGCCGACTTGATCTTTGAATCCCTCGCCGAGGACATCGAACTCAAGAAGAACTTCTTCACCAGAGTCGACCGCTGCCGCCGCCCGGATTCGCTCGTCGCCACGGTGTCGTCCGGCTTGTCGATTGCCGAGATGGCGCATGGGCGTAGCGAGAGCTTTCGGCGCAACTTCCTCGGTATCCATTTGTTCAATCCTCCCAACGTGATCGTCGGCACCGAGGTCATCCCGCATGCCGGCACCGATCCGAGCCTGGTACCCGAGATCGTCCGCTTGCTCGAGAAGCGCTTCGGACGGATTGCCATTGTCACCGCCGACAAGCCCGCCTTCGCCGGCAACCGCGTCGGATTCAAGGTGCTCAACGAAGTGGCCATTCTGGCGGAAGAGTTTGGCGTGGCCTTCGCCGATTACCTCATCGGCCCGTACACCGGACGCGCCATGCCGCCACTGGCCACCGTCGATCTGGTGGGTTGGGACGTGCACAAGGCGATCGTCGACAATGTCTGCGCCAACACCAATGATGAGGCGCACGCAACCTTCGCCATGCCCGCATACATGGAGCGGCTGCTGGCTCACGGGCACCTTGGCAACAAGACTCCCGAGCGCGGCGGTTTCTACCGGCGCATCAAGGAGGGCAAACAAACCGTCAACCTGGTGCTTGATCCGCAAACCGGAGCCTACAAGGACTTGCGCGACGCTCCCGTGTGGCCCATCGCCTTCGTCGAGGAGATGAAGCGCCTCAACCGCATTGGGCGCTATCGTGATGCCTTCCGAGTTTTTGCTGAGACCTCTTCTTCCGAGGCGGAATTGGCGCGGCGCGTGATCCTCGGCTACGTCAGCTACGGCCTGAACCGCGTGGGCGAGAACGAGGTCGTCGGCAGCGCCCGTGACGTCGATCGCATCATGGGCTTCGGCTTCAACTGGGCGCCGCCAACGGCCCTGGTGGACGTAATGGGAGTTCGTACCACGATCCGATTGCTGGAAGCGCAGCACTTGCCGGTCCCGCGGGTACTCCAGCAGGCGGCGCGACATCCTGACGAGCCCATGTTCCGCGAGCCGCACGTCAACATCGGTCGTTTTTTCGCAGGGTGA
- a CDS encoding protein meaA: MVQREETWLMRTYAGHTNPQAANALFRTNLAKGQTGLSVAFDLPTQTGYDSDDPMAAGEVGKVGVPICHIADMEALFADIPVAKMNTSMTINATAAWLLALYAAVAERQGANPRELRGTTQNDILKEFLARGTYIFPPEPSLRLTADTIEYTVEHIPKWNPVNICSYHLQEAGATPVQELAFTLANAFAVLDRVQARPGVAMPNVVGQISFFVNAGIRFIEEMCKLKAFVRLWDRYTRERYGIEDPIKRRFRYGVQVNSLGLTAQQPENNVQRIVLEMLAVVLSKEARARSVQLPAWNEALGLPRPWDQQWSLRIQQVMAYETDLLEYGGDIFEGSAVIEAKVKELMEGAEAELQRIQQIAGAAGSDASAAIEVMKRALVASHAERQRRIESGDLSVVGVNKFTEHEPSPLVTGEAESILVVDPEAERRQVERLRAFRASRNNAEVRAALGALADAAKTRTNIMPASIRAAHAGITTGEWAATLRQVFGEYRAPTGLQGMTFAGDGGTLVALRARVAAVSKEIGHPIRLLVAKPGLDGHSNGAEQVAVRAKEAGLEVIYEGIRLTPEQIVASAADEDVDAVGLSIHSGSHMTLVPRITELLRQRGLGDVPVCVGGIIPESDHDRLRRCGVARIYTPGQATLTQIIGDIVEVVAEERRHTATAG, translated from the coding sequence ATGGTTCAAAGGGAAGAAACCTGGCTGATGCGGACCTATGCGGGGCACACGAACCCGCAAGCCGCCAACGCGCTGTTCCGAACCAATCTGGCGAAGGGCCAAACCGGCCTCAGCGTCGCGTTCGATCTGCCGACGCAGACGGGTTACGACTCCGATGACCCGATGGCCGCGGGTGAAGTCGGGAAGGTTGGCGTACCGATCTGCCACATCGCCGACATGGAGGCGTTGTTCGCCGACATCCCCGTGGCGAAGATGAACACCTCGATGACCATCAACGCCACTGCGGCCTGGCTGCTGGCGTTGTATGCGGCCGTGGCCGAGCGCCAGGGCGCCAACCCGCGTGAGTTACGCGGGACGACGCAGAACGATATCCTCAAAGAGTTCCTCGCACGCGGCACGTACATTTTCCCGCCGGAGCCGTCGCTGCGGCTGACGGCGGACACTATTGAATATACCGTCGAGCACATCCCGAAATGGAACCCGGTCAACATCTGCAGTTACCACCTGCAAGAAGCCGGCGCGACGCCGGTGCAGGAGCTGGCGTTTACGCTGGCGAACGCGTTTGCGGTCCTGGATCGTGTCCAGGCGCGTCCCGGCGTGGCCATGCCCAATGTGGTCGGACAAATCTCCTTTTTCGTCAACGCCGGCATCCGCTTCATCGAAGAGATGTGCAAGCTGAAGGCGTTCGTGCGCCTGTGGGATCGCTACACGCGCGAGCGCTATGGCATCGAGGATCCGATCAAGCGGCGGTTCCGCTACGGGGTGCAGGTGAACTCGCTCGGGCTGACGGCGCAGCAGCCGGAGAACAACGTCCAGCGGATTGTGCTGGAGATGCTGGCGGTGGTGTTGTCGAAGGAGGCGCGTGCCCGCTCGGTACAGCTCCCGGCTTGGAACGAAGCCTTGGGGTTGCCGCGGCCATGGGATCAGCAGTGGTCGCTGCGCATTCAGCAGGTGATGGCGTACGAGACTGACCTCCTGGAGTACGGGGGCGACATTTTCGAAGGTTCGGCCGTCATCGAGGCCAAGGTCAAGGAACTGATGGAGGGGGCCGAAGCCGAGCTGCAGCGCATCCAGCAGATCGCCGGCGCGGCCGGAAGCGACGCTTCCGCAGCCATCGAGGTGATGAAGCGGGCATTGGTGGCCAGCCATGCCGAACGGCAGCGCCGCATCGAGAGCGGTGATCTCAGCGTCGTCGGTGTGAACAAGTTCACCGAGCACGAGCCGTCGCCGCTCGTGACCGGAGAGGCGGAGAGCATTCTGGTGGTCGATCCGGAGGCGGAGCGGCGACAGGTGGAGCGGTTACGCGCCTTCCGCGCCAGCCGCAACAACGCGGAAGTCCGCGCGGCGCTCGGGGCGCTGGCGGACGCAGCCAAGACGCGAACCAACATCATGCCGGCGTCAATTCGCGCGGCGCATGCCGGCATCACCACCGGTGAGTGGGCGGCGACGTTGCGCCAGGTCTTTGGCGAATACCGGGCGCCAACCGGTCTGCAAGGCATGACATTCGCCGGCGATGGCGGAACGCTGGTGGCATTGCGAGCCCGTGTGGCGGCGGTGTCCAAGGAGATCGGCCATCCCATTCGCCTGCTGGTCGCAAAGCCTGGTCTGGATGGCCATTCGAACGGGGCAGAGCAGGTGGCGGTACGCGCCAAGGAAGCCGGGTTGGAGGTGATCTACGAGGGCATTCGGCTCACCCCGGAGCAGATCGTCGCCTCCGCGGCCGACGAAGACGTGGATGCCGTCGGGCTCTCGATCCATTCGGGATCCCACATGACCCTGGTGCCGCGCATTACCGAGTTGCTGCGCCAACGGGGCCTGGGCGATGTGCCCGTGTGTGTGGGCGGGATCATCCCGGAGAGCGACCACGACCGGCTCCGGCGCTGCGGTGTGGCGCGCATCTACACACCGGGGCAGGCGACGCTGACGCAGATCATCGGCGATATCGTCGAGGTGGTTGCCGAAGAGCGGAGACACACCGCTACGGCGGGGTGA
- a CDS encoding cyclic 2,3-diphosphoglycerate synthase → MTEISFSRPAYPPERVLILGAAGRDFHVFNVYFRDRPGYEVAGFTATQIPGIVGRRYPPSLAGPRYPDGIPIYPEEDLEVLVRKQHVDQVIFAYSDLSHLNVMHLASRALAAGADFRLLGPEHTFVDARCPVISICAVRTGCGKGEVAERLVAHLRGRGRRAVVIRHPMPYGDLEQQVMQRFATTEDCDRYACTIEEREEYEHHLAHGAVVYAGVDYERIVRAAEAEADVIIWDGGNNDLPFIRPGLEIVVVDPHRAGHELAYHPGEANFRRAHVLVINKVDSALVEGIRRVLDNAAAINPGATVVQARSDIQLDHPEMVRGRRVLVVEDGPTLTHGEMSYGAGVIAAQSYGAAELIDPRPYAVGSLRECFERYPWIGKALPAAGYSAAQVAELQETIARTPCDVVLIATPVNLGRLINIRQPCVRATYRLVEVTHPDLAELADAFLEHSR, encoded by the coding sequence ATGACCGAAATATCTTTTTCTCGCCCAGCATACCCGCCTGAACGCGTGCTGATCCTCGGCGCGGCCGGGCGGGATTTCCACGTCTTCAACGTCTACTTTCGCGACCGTCCCGGCTACGAGGTGGCAGGCTTCACCGCAACCCAGATCCCCGGAATCGTTGGGCGCCGCTACCCACCTTCTCTCGCGGGGCCGCGCTACCCAGACGGCATCCCGATCTATCCGGAGGAGGATCTCGAAGTCCTGGTCCGCAAGCAGCACGTCGATCAGGTCATCTTCGCGTACAGTGACCTGTCGCATCTGAACGTCATGCACTTGGCCTCGCGCGCCTTGGCGGCGGGCGCGGATTTTCGTCTGCTGGGGCCGGAGCACACATTTGTGGACGCGCGCTGCCCGGTCATCTCGATCTGTGCTGTCCGTACCGGCTGCGGCAAGGGTGAGGTGGCGGAGCGGCTGGTTGCCCACCTGCGCGGCCGAGGACGTCGTGCCGTCGTGATTCGTCACCCGATGCCATACGGCGATCTGGAGCAGCAGGTCATGCAGCGCTTTGCCACGACCGAGGACTGCGACCGATACGCCTGTACGATCGAGGAGCGCGAGGAGTACGAGCATCATCTGGCGCACGGGGCGGTGGTCTACGCCGGTGTGGATTACGAGCGGATCGTGCGTGCCGCGGAGGCCGAAGCGGACGTCATCATTTGGGACGGTGGCAATAACGACCTGCCATTCATCCGCCCGGGTCTCGAAATCGTGGTCGTCGATCCGCACCGCGCCGGACACGAGCTGGCCTACCATCCCGGCGAGGCCAACTTCCGGCGCGCCCACGTTCTGGTGATCAACAAGGTCGACTCCGCACTCGTGGAAGGGATCCGCCGTGTGCTAGATAACGCCGCCGCGATCAATCCAGGCGCGACGGTGGTGCAGGCGCGCTCGGACATCCAACTCGATCATCCCGAGATGGTGCGTGGACGGCGCGTCCTGGTGGTGGAGGACGGACCCACACTGACGCATGGTGAGATGAGCTACGGCGCCGGCGTCATCGCGGCGCAGTCTTACGGTGCAGCCGAGCTGATCGATCCGCGCCCGTACGCGGTCGGCTCGCTGCGGGAATGCTTCGAACGCTATCCCTGGATCGGAAAGGCGTTACCGGCCGCGGGCTATTCCGCCGCCCAAGTGGCCGAGCTGCAGGAGACCATCGCCCGGACACCCTGTGATGTCGTGCTGATCGCAACGCCGGTGAACCTGGGGCGCCTCATCAACATCCGCCAGCCATGCGTCCGAGCGACCTACAGGCTCGTCGAAGTGACACACCCGGACCTGGCTGAGCTTGCCGACGCTTTCCTGGAGCACAGCCGGTGA
- a CDS encoding carbamate kinase, which translates to MTAPIVVALGGNALLRQADAGTVFDQSRRSSDAARPIAQLIARGLPVVITHGNGPVVGNIFLRHEHSARTIPPMPLDVCGAESQGNIGYLLSVALDNALVQAGVSATTTTVLTRVLVASEDPAFGQPTKPIGGFLTEEEARRSPYPVARDADRGYRRVVASPQPQHIVEIAAIRALLADGVIPIAVGGGGVPVVRRPDGSLLGIEAVIDKDLASSLLARELKADALLILTDIDCVYLDFLTSRRRPVARMTTAEAQRHFSAGEFLPGSMGPKIEAAIEFLHAGGNRVVICLPEQLDAALRGEAGTTITNAVDLCEPRST; encoded by the coding sequence GTGACGGCGCCGATTGTCGTTGCGCTCGGCGGCAACGCCTTGCTGCGTCAAGCCGACGCAGGCACGGTCTTCGATCAATCGCGGCGCTCCAGCGACGCCGCGAGACCCATTGCACAACTGATTGCTCGCGGTCTGCCCGTGGTCATCACGCACGGCAATGGGCCGGTGGTGGGGAACATCTTTCTGCGGCATGAGCACAGCGCACGGACGATCCCGCCGATGCCGCTCGACGTCTGCGGTGCCGAATCCCAGGGCAACATCGGATATCTCCTGAGCGTGGCCTTGGACAACGCGCTGGTGCAGGCCGGTGTCTCGGCCACGACAACCACCGTCCTCACCCGTGTGCTGGTGGCGTCTGAAGATCCGGCGTTTGGCCAGCCGACAAAGCCAATCGGTGGTTTCCTGACCGAAGAGGAGGCGCGCCGGTCCCCATATCCCGTCGCTCGCGACGCCGACCGCGGCTACCGCCGGGTCGTCGCTTCGCCGCAGCCGCAGCACATCGTTGAGATCGCTGCGATCCGGGCGCTGCTTGCGGATGGTGTCATCCCGATCGCGGTCGGTGGCGGCGGTGTGCCGGTTGTCCGCCGGCCCGACGGTAGCCTTCTTGGCATCGAAGCGGTGATCGACAAGGACCTCGCCAGCAGCTTGCTGGCGCGCGAGCTGAAGGCCGATGCGCTCCTCATCCTCACCGACATCGATTGCGTGTATCTCGACTTCCTGACATCCAGACGGCGGCCGGTTGCGCGAATGACGACGGCAGAAGCGCAACGGCATTTCTCCGCTGGTGAATTCCTTCCCGGCAGCATGGGTCCGAAGATCGAAGCGGCGATCGAGTTCCTGCACGCCGGCGGCAACCGTGTCGTGATTTGTTTACCGGAACAACTCGATGCGGCACTGCGTGGCGAAGCGGGGACGA